The following DNA comes from Ignavibacteriales bacterium.
AATTTTTTCGGAAATTCCCGCCGGGTCAATTCCGATTATCCGGTGTAACTCTTCCTGTGTTCCGTGATCTACAAAATGATCCGGCAATCCAATTCTAAGAATTTCATTCTTATAATTTTTTTCCGCAAAATATTCCAATAAACCGGATCCAAAGCCGCCGATTAATGTACTTTCTTCGAGAGTAACAATTTTTGTGAATCGTTCTGCACATTCATCAAGAATTTCAGTATCAAGCGGTTTGACAAATCTCATGTTTATTATTTCGGCTTGAATTCCATCTGCGAATAATTTTTCCGCGGCTTTCTTTGCATACTCCACCATATTACCAACAGCAAGAAGAACGACATTATCCCCTTTCGCAATTTTTTCAGCTTTACCGATAGGGATTTCAGTAAATCCGTTTTGAAGCGGAACACCAAGAGCTGAACCGCGTGGATACCTTATTGCAACTGGACCGCCCTTATAATTTATTGCTGTGAAGAGCATGTTTCGTAATTCAGATTCATCCTTAGGCGCCATTATTACCATATTAGGAATTAAACGCAAATAAGTTAAATCGAATGATCCGTGATGCGTAGGACCATCCGCACCAACAAGTCCGGCACGATCTAAAACAAAAACAACATGTAATTTCTGAAGTGCTACGTCATGAATTATCTGATCAAAAGCGCGCTGAAGGAATGTAGAATAAATTGCAACAACCGGAATTATTCCTTGAGTGGCTAACCCTGCAGCAAATGTAACCGCGTGTTCTTCTGCAATACCAACATCAAAATATCTTTCCGGCAATTCTTTCTGCAAAATATCCAAACCGGTTCCATCCGGCATTGCGGCAGTTATCGCAACTACTTGAGAATTTTGCCTAGCGATTTCGACAAGAGCGTTACCAAATATTGTTGTATATGCCGGCGCTCCTCCGGATTTTTTAATTGCTTCGCCAGTAACTTTGTCAAATGGTGTTGCGGCATGTAATCTTTGTACATGATTTTCTGCCGGTTTATACCCCTTCCCCTTTTCACTTGTAACATGGACAAGTATCGGTCCGTTATAATTTTTAACTTGTTCAAAAATCTTGATGAGTTGATCTAGACTATGACCATTTACAGGTCCAAAATATCTGAAACCGAGAGCTTCAAACAACATACCGGGAGTTATCATTGATTTGATACCGGATCCGAGCCGTGCGGTAACTCTTCTTATTCCATCTCCAAAGTTGTCGAGCTTACCTGTTAAATCCCAGATTGCTCCTTTGAATTTATTATACTCGGGATGAGAAATCATTTCGCTAAAGTAATTTGATATTTGCCAAACGTTCGATGCAATTGACATGTTATTATCATTCAGAACAACAATCATATTACTTTTTATTAGACCGGAATTGTTCATCGCTTCGTATGCCATACCGCCGGTCATTGCGCCGTCACCAATCACAGCAATTACTTTTTTGTCGGTATTTTGTAAATCGCGTGCAACAGCCATTCCAAGTGCCGCCGAAATTGAGGTTGAAGCATGTCCGGCACCGAATGCGTCATACTCACTCTCAGTTCTTTTTAGAAAGCCGCTAATTCCGTTTAAACGCCTGATCGATTTTAATTGGTCTCTTCTACCGGTCAATATTTTGTGAGGATATGCTTGATGACCGGTATCCCAAACAATCAAATCTTTTGGAGTATTAAAGACTTTATGAAGCGCTACGGTGAGTTCAACAGTTCCAAGACCACCGCCGAAGTGCCCGCCAATCTGCGAAATAACATCAACCATATATTCACGAATTTCTATACAGAGGGTTTTTAATTCGTCCATAGAGAAAGATCTAATATCTGCCGGTGAGTTTACTCTAAATAAAACTTTATATTTTGATTCATCAACCATTCTAAGTTATTTCCTTGCTATGACTGTTTGATATTCTCTTCGAGTTGTTTTTTTAATTCGGTTACTTTTAGCTCTGCATCTTTTAAAGTCGAGTAACAGAGTTTAGCCAAACCGATTCCTTCT
Coding sequences within:
- the dxs gene encoding 1-deoxy-D-xylulose-5-phosphate synthase, translating into MVDESKYKVLFRVNSPADIRSFSMDELKTLCIEIREYMVDVISQIGGHFGGGLGTVELTVALHKVFNTPKDLIVWDTGHQAYPHKILTGRRDQLKSIRRLNGISGFLKRTESEYDAFGAGHASTSISAALGMAVARDLQNTDKKVIAVIGDGAMTGGMAYEAMNNSGLIKSNMIVVLNDNNMSIASNVWQISNYFSEMISHPEYNKFKGAIWDLTGKLDNFGDGIRRVTARLGSGIKSMITPGMLFEALGFRYFGPVNGHSLDQLIKIFEQVKNYNGPILVHVTSEKGKGYKPAENHVQRLHAATPFDKVTGEAIKKSGGAPAYTTIFGNALVEIARQNSQVVAITAAMPDGTGLDILQKELPERYFDVGIAEEHAVTFAAGLATQGIIPVVAIYSTFLQRAFDQIIHDVALQKLHVVFVLDRAGLVGADGPTHHGSFDLTYLRLIPNMVIMAPKDESELRNMLFTAINYKGGPVAIRYPRGSALGVPLQNGFTEIPIGKAEKIAKGDNVVLLAVGNMVEYAKKAAEKLFADGIQAEIINMRFVKPLDTEILDECAERFTKIVTLEESTLIGGFGSGLLEYFAEKNYKNEILRIGLPDHFVDHGTQEELHRIIGIDPAGISEKIKLFLRKNIGEGIVA